The nucleotide sequence AAGATGTCAAAGCACACGTCAAACCTAAGACATCGCGGacaaaatgaaagcaaaaagCCTACAAGGTTACTTTGACAAAAGATAGAATGGTTACACAGAGTGGAATATGTGAAAGCCATCCCATCacaccaggaaaaaaaatgaaaaaactcGCAATCCAAAAACTACTCTGCAAATACACTTGCATGAATTTGACTCATACCGCAGCCTTACTGCACCTGTGACGAAGTGTCCAGTGACGAAGTGTCCAGTGACGATGGAAAACTGACGATCACTTAAAATACAGAAGAGAAAATTGTTTCACCACTAAGATTTTCAGTTCCAGTTTTAATTtaacgtttttttttgtgtcctgCTCCTAAATACACTGAAAACAAATGACAGGGGAGGAGCTAAATGAGGTAACAGGGAACAGTAGCTTTAGTCATCCAGCCTAAACCCCGACATCAAGTTTTCCACCCCCTCCCCACCAAACACCTTCATTCGACAGCAGTAAGCCTTTGTACAATAATTatgattaggaaaaaaaaaaaacctacgaTAAgtcttaaaattaataataatcctAGTAAGATcagaatatgaaatataatattgccaaattattttttgttttcattctttATACACTcaacaaacaaagaaacttCCACAAGTGCACGAGGGGTTTGTGTGTTGGATCTGTGTATGCAAAAATGGAGAGAGACTTCATGACAAACATGATTACATAACTTTCCCTCCTCACTTGCATCTCTCAGCTCTGCATATAATAAATAGGGTGTCCTCCGAAAGCCAATTACTTATCTGTTCTGAAGTTGCACCTGTCGGTCATAGGGCAGGTAACTTTCTAGGGACCCAGAAATCACTGTGCCTGTAGAGGGATGGGGTTATAGGTGGAAATTGAATGCAGGTGAGACTAAAGTAGAAGAAGAGGTTTGAAAAGacaaaggtagagagagagagagagagagagagagagagaaagagagagagagagagagagagagagagagagagagagagagagagagagagagagacaggatcTGGCTCTAGGAGTATAAAACCAAGGAGAGGACCAGGATCTCATTGAGGAAGCTACAAAACTTCTTGCAAGGAAGCCAAGAGAAAGATAAACCTCAAGCTCTGGCTTCAAACGCAGTGGTTACTCCCATGAGAATGTTAGAACATCATCTGTTCTTATGCTCCTAGAcgtatgcaggtgtgtgtctgtgtgtacatatgtaaGGGCAGAGAGGGCatgatttttgtgtgtatgtgtgtgtgtgtgtgtgtgtgtgtgtgtgtgtcgcgcaagagaaagagaggctcTTCAACAGCAGCCACCACCAGACTGTCGAACTGGAGTGCTCTCTATCTTCAGGTTGGGCTTGTCTCCTCCAGCCGTAGCTCCCGGTCCCATGCGTTTCTTGATCTCAGCAGCCATGGTCATGAAGGCCTGCTCCACATTAGTGGCATTCTTAGCACTTGTTTCAAGAAAAGGGATGGCAAGAGAGTCAGCAAATTCCTGCAAAGACATGAAAGGACCCCAATAAGAATAGAATATTGTACTATATTTAATGGAAGccattaaaaatgtttctgaaatcTCAAGTACAGAGTAAAAACATGGAAGCTTGTCTAAGTTCATACTTTGGCTGTTGTGTAGTCCACTACTTTCTTGGTGGTGAGGTCACACTTGTTCCCAACCAGCAGCTTGTTGACATTCTCACTGGCGTAACGATCAATCTCCTGCAGCCACTGCTTTACATTGTTGTAAGATTCCTACAGAGACAGCAAAAAGACTAAATAAAAATCGCACAATGCTGATTCTGCACCAATAGATTTAACTGCAAATAGACACAGTACGGTTtctataaagcaccaacataTCTCAACAGAATgattaacacaaaaataaagtgcaaaaaaaaaatgacatgtaACCTCCCCCAAGTGGCCAATTAGCTGCATTGTAAGCACAGGGCATACAGCTACATTAATTTTTGTCTCTGTGCCAATAGGGGGCACAGCATCTCTTCCAAACTGAATCAACCAGCGTAGCCGTGTGTTAAATTCTAATGGCAGCTCATTACAGGAAAGGCTTTCAAAACAATTACAACATGTATGGTAATAaaataccatgtgcaatatcataccATTATATCACTCTCTAGCACCCTTTTTTCTATCcttttgtatacattttgtatatatagaatatttcactCAGATGTAAATCTGAAGCAAtctctaggaaaaaaaaaatccttcaggattaaaagttctatcttatcagCTTCAGAAAGGTTCAAACAAGTTACAATACCAAGGATTTTAGCATGCAATACGACAATACACGTTTtcgttgttctttcggctgctccctattcGAGGTCGCCACAGCACAtatcgatttggcacaggttttaccctcccattttatccgggcttgggtcctgcactgagagttaactcttcagagGCTAGGTTAGtgccgggaatcgaacctgg is from Hemibagrus wyckioides isolate EC202008001 linkage group LG07, SWU_Hwy_1.0, whole genome shotgun sequence and encodes:
- the rab1ba gene encoding zRAB1B, member RAS oncogene family a — its product is MNPEYDYLFKLLLIGDSGVGKSCLLLRFADDTYTESYISTIGVDFKIRTIELDGKTIKLQIWDTAGQERFRTITSSYYRGAHGIIVVYDVTDQESYNNVKQWLQEIDRYASENVNKLLVGNKCDLTTKKVVDYTTAKEFADSLAIPFLETSAKNATNVEQAFMTMAAEIKKRMGPGATAGGDKPNLKIESTPVRQSGGGCC